One part of the Ranitomeya imitator isolate aRanImi1 chromosome 10, aRanImi1.pri, whole genome shotgun sequence genome encodes these proteins:
- the LOC138651786 gene encoding zinc finger protein 605-like, with product MDMDRDKMAERILYLTLEILFRLTGEDYTVVQKTSSELCQDPVSEGWERPLSPITGPSTHPLIHEDINDQKILELAYKMIELLTGEVPIRCQDVAIYFSMEEWEYLEGQKDLYKDIMMEVPQPFTSPVLSSKRTTPERCPHPLLPQDCKQEDLNVPQDDQSEDLTHINTTETYVRGDERCKEEIPTYDYPDDCTRRSDGQLTSSIFKSDNLKIPQDTIEVNDITSYIPSSLHCKDLSSDPLKQVLSSDSLLTIKENQSLKIIIKKTIAPNAKKPFSRSECGNSFPLEKSFFKDKKIHTSGNTFFCSRCERCFNQKSNLVTHQRTHKGEKLFSCSECGKCFKWKTNLDSHQRTHTGETPFSCSECGKCFTEKSSLIRHQRTHTGEQHFSCSECGKRFNQKSEVVIHQRTHTGEKPFSCSECGKCFTVISSLIRHQRTHTGEQHFSCSECGKCFNQKSEVVIHQRTHTGEKPFSCSECGKCFVKKLSLLSHQRTHTGEKLFSCSECGKCFKWKTNLDSHRSIHRGEKPFSCSECGKCFNRKAHLDGHQRTHTGEKPFSCSECGKSFNQKSDVVVHQRTHTGEKPFSCSECGKCFKWKTNLDSHQRTHRGEKPFSCSECGKCFTERSNLIKHQRTHRGEKPFSCSECGKCFTEKSSLIKHQGTHTGEKHFSCSECGKYFNQKWILIRHQSTHTGEKLFSCSECGKSFNRKAHLDSHQRTHRGEKPFSCSECGKCFTEKSNLVKHQRTHRGEKPFSCSECVKCFTEKRSLIKHLRTHTGEKPFSCSECGKCFTEKSSLIKHQRTHTGEKTLSCSECGKCFIQKSNLIAHQKTHIEQKFV from the exons atggatatggacagagacaagatggcagagaggatattatACCTCactctagagatcctcttccggcttactggagag gattacacagtagtgcagaagacctctagtgagctctgtcaggaccctgtgtctgaaggatgggaaagacccctgagcccaatcactggGCCTTcaactcaccccctgatacatgaggacatcaatgaccagaagatcctagaactcgcctacaagatgattgagctgctgactggagag gttcctataaggtgtcaggatgtcgccatctatttctccatggaagagtgggagtatttagaaggacagaaagatctgtacaaggacatcatgatggaggttccccagcccttcacatcaccag ttttatccagtaagaggacaacaccagagagatgtccccatcctcttcttccacaggactgtaaacaagaagatctcaATGTTCCTCAGGATGATCAG agtgaagatctgacccatattaatactacagagacatatgtgaggggtgatgagcggtgtaaagaggagattcctacatatgactacccag atgactgtaccaggagatcagacggacagctgacatcttcaatttttaaatcagataatctaaagatcccacaggatacaattgaagtgaatgacaTTACTTCATATATACCATCATCTCTTCactgcaaagatctgtcatctgatccattgaaacaggtcctgtcttctgattcattactgactattaaggaaaatcaaagtctcaAAATAATCATTAAAAAAACAATTGCTCCTAACGCAAAGAAGCCATTTTCACGTTCAGAATGTGGAAATAGTTTTCCACTTGAAAAGTCTTTTTTTAAAGATAAAAAAATTCACACATCAGGGAATACATTTTTTTGTTCCAGGTGTGagagatgttttaaccagaaatcaaatcttgttacacatcaaagaACCCACAAAGGtgagaagcttttttcatgttcagagtgtgggaaatgttttaaatggaaaacaaATCTTGATagccatcagagaactcacacaggggaaacgcctttttcatgttcagaatgtggaaagtgttttacagagaaatcaagttTAATcagacatcaaagaactcacacaggggagcagcatttttcgtgttcagaatgtgggaagcgttttaaccagaaatcagaagtTGTtatacatcaaagaactcacacaggggagaagcctttttcatgttcagaatgtgggaagtgttttacagTGATATCAAGTTTAATcagacatcaaagaactcacacaggggagcaacatttttcgtgttcagaatgtgggaagtgttttaaccagaaatcagaagtTGTtatacatcaaagaactcacacaggtgagaagccattttcatgttcagaatgtggaaaatgttttgtgaaaaaattatCCCTTCTcagtcaccagagaacccacacaggtgagaagcttttttcatgttcagaatgtgggaaatgttttaaatggaaaacaaATCTTGATAGCCACCGGAGCAtccacagaggggagaagcctttttcatgttcagaatgtgggaaatgttttaacaggaaagcgcatcttgatggccatcaaagaactcacacaggggagaaacctttttcatgttcagaatgtgggaaaagttttaatcagaaatcagatGTTGTtgtacaccaaagaacccacacaggggagaagcctttttcatgttcagaatgtgggaaatgttttaaatggaaaacaaATCTTGATAGCCATCAGAGaacccacagaggggagaagcctttttcatgttcagaatgtgggaaatgttttacagagagatCAAATCTAATCAAACATCAGAGAACCCACagaggtgagaagcctttttcatgttcagaatgtgggaaatgttttacagagaaatcaagtcttATCAAACATCagggaacccacacaggggagaagcatttttcatgttcagaatgtgggaaatattttaaccagaaatggaTTCTTATTAGGCATCAAagcactcacacaggggagaagcttttttcatgctcagaatgtggaaaatctttTAACCGGAAAGCTCATCTTGATAGCCATCAGAGAACacacagaggggagaagcctttttcatgttcagaatgtggaaaatgttttacagagaaatcaaatcTAGTCAAACATCAGAGaacccacagaggggagaagcctttttcatgttcagaatgtgtgaaatgttttacagagaaaagaAGTCTAATCAAACatctgagaactcacacaggggagaagccattttcatgttcagaatgtgggaaatgttttacagagaaatcaagtcttatcaaacatcaaagaacccacacaggggagaagactctttcatgttcagaatgtgggaaatgttttatacaaAAATCAAATCTTATTGCACATCAGAAAACTCATATTGAACAGAAATTTGTTTAG